A single genomic interval of Zobellia nedashkovskayae harbors:
- a CDS encoding sulfatase-like hydrolase/transferase has translation MAIHFNHFKLFLFGAILSVTTIGLGQETRPNILVVLCDDLGYADVGFNGSTDITTPELDKLAQNGSIFTSAYVAHPFCGPSRSAIMTGRYPHLTGTAYNLFHNSSENDDDNMGIPVEETYMAKVLQKAGYYTSAIGKWHLGSAPKFHPNKRGFDNFYGFLGGGHDYFPNEYNKTYDVQMQSGNKNIRDYVFPMEHNGKPANETEYITDGFSREASNDIKIAAKKKQPFFIYLAYNAPHVPLQAKAEDIAKFSNIEDKDRRTYAAMVYAVDRGVGKIVETLKETNQLDNTLIVFLSDNGGNFDHGASNYPLKGTKGDTWEGGYRVPMFFHWPKKIKKEQRFDFPVTALDLYPTFTILAEAKLPEDKKLDGKNIMDDVLQNTEPYKDDLIYSLRYREGYNDVGARLGDWKITRMGNEPWNLHNITEDIGEKKNLAGRYPERLKDMIARTEEWTKSFVKPLWYYSVKDKELWENGQMPDYDATFEVDKLVDSPYQK, from the coding sequence ATGGCAATTCACTTTAATCATTTTAAACTATTTCTATTCGGCGCAATCTTGTCTGTAACGACCATCGGACTAGGGCAAGAAACGCGTCCTAATATCCTTGTTGTTCTATGCGACGACCTCGGTTATGCTGATGTTGGTTTTAACGGCTCTACGGATATTACAACACCGGAACTTGATAAATTAGCTCAGAACGGTTCAATATTTACTTCCGCCTATGTTGCTCATCCTTTCTGCGGTCCAAGCCGATCTGCAATAATGACCGGCAGATACCCTCACTTAACTGGTACCGCTTACAACCTGTTTCACAACAGTAGTGAAAATGACGACGATAATATGGGTATTCCTGTAGAGGAGACTTATATGGCCAAAGTCTTGCAAAAAGCAGGATATTACACCAGCGCTATTGGAAAGTGGCATCTAGGATCAGCTCCAAAATTTCACCCTAACAAAAGAGGGTTCGATAATTTTTATGGATTTTTAGGCGGAGGTCACGATTATTTTCCAAATGAATATAACAAGACCTACGATGTTCAAATGCAATCTGGGAATAAGAATATTAGAGATTATGTATTTCCAATGGAGCATAACGGGAAACCTGCCAACGAAACAGAATATATAACCGATGGCTTTTCTCGCGAGGCTAGCAATGATATTAAAATAGCCGCTAAAAAGAAACAACCTTTCTTTATTTACCTTGCCTACAATGCACCACACGTACCACTTCAAGCCAAGGCTGAAGACATTGCTAAGTTTTCCAATATAGAAGACAAAGACCGAAGAACCTACGCTGCCATGGTTTATGCAGTAGACCGCGGTGTTGGAAAAATTGTAGAGACTTTAAAAGAAACGAACCAGTTAGATAATACCTTGATCGTTTTCTTAAGCGACAATGGAGGAAACTTTGATCATGGTGCTAGTAACTATCCTTTAAAAGGAACTAAAGGTGATACTTGGGAAGGTGGTTACCGGGTACCTATGTTTTTTCATTGGCCAAAAAAAATCAAAAAAGAACAGCGTTTTGATTTCCCTGTTACTGCACTTGACCTCTACCCTACTTTTACCATTCTTGCTGAAGCGAAACTTCCAGAAGACAAGAAACTTGATGGCAAAAACATTATGGATGATGTATTACAAAATACAGAACCCTACAAAGATGATTTGATTTATTCTTTGCGATACCGTGAAGGTTACAATGATGTGGGTGCAAGACTAGGCGATTGGAAAATTACCAGAATGGGTAATGAACCTTGGAACCTGCATAACATAACAGAGGACATAGGTGAAAAGAAAAACCTAGCAGGCCGTTACCCAGAACGTTTAAAGGATATGATAGCCAGAACCGAAGAATGGACAAAGAGCTTTGTAAAGCCTTTATGGTACTATTCGGTAAAGGATAAAGAGTTATGGGAGAATGGTCAAATGCCAGATTACGATGCTACTTTTGAAGTAGACAAACTAGTTGATAGTCCTTATCAGAAATAA
- the rny gene encoding ribonuclease Y yields the protein MDSATLIIAGIVGLAIGFAIAKFMEKGKASKTLSNAKSEANTIISSAKSEGENIKKDKIFQAKEKFLELKAEHEKVIVNKDKKIGEAEKRTRDKESQVSNELAKSKKLNIQLDGKLKEVTHKEEFLEKKQSELEKLHKNQVQQLEVISGLSADDAKGQLMESLKETAKTDAMAYIQTTVEEAKLTAQQEAKKIIINTIQRIGTEEAVENCVSVFNLESDDVKGRIIGREGRNIRALEAATGVEIIVDDTPEAIILSCFDSVRREVARLSLHKLVTDGRIHPARIEEIVKKTENQIEQEIVEVGKRTVIDLGVHGLHPELVRAIGRMKYRSSYGQNLLQHSREVAKLCGVMAAELGLNPKLAKRAGLLHDIGKVPNTEAEVETPHAILGMQWAEKYGEKPDVCNAIGAHHDEIEMKTLIAPIVQVCDAISGARPGARRQVLDSYIQRLKDLEEVAFSFGGVQKAYAIQAGRELRVIVESEKVNDEKAAQLSFEISQKIQTDMTYPGQVKVTVIRETRSVNVAK from the coding sequence ATGGATAGTGCAACACTTATAATAGCCGGCATCGTCGGCCTTGCGATTGGATTTGCCATCGCAAAATTTATGGAAAAGGGAAAAGCATCAAAAACCCTTTCCAATGCCAAAAGCGAGGCGAATACGATAATCAGTTCCGCCAAATCGGAAGGAGAAAACATTAAGAAAGACAAAATTTTTCAGGCCAAAGAAAAGTTTCTAGAGTTAAAGGCGGAGCACGAAAAAGTCATTGTTAATAAAGACAAGAAAATTGGTGAGGCCGAAAAACGTACTCGTGATAAAGAGTCTCAGGTTAGCAATGAATTGGCAAAAAGCAAAAAACTCAACATCCAACTTGACGGTAAGTTAAAAGAAGTTACCCATAAAGAAGAGTTTCTTGAAAAGAAGCAAAGTGAACTAGAAAAGCTTCACAAAAACCAAGTACAGCAGCTAGAAGTTATCTCTGGTCTTTCAGCAGATGATGCAAAAGGGCAATTGATGGAGTCGCTTAAAGAAACGGCAAAGACAGATGCAATGGCCTATATCCAAACTACGGTAGAGGAGGCTAAATTAACCGCTCAACAAGAAGCCAAGAAAATCATTATAAATACAATTCAACGTATAGGAACAGAAGAAGCGGTAGAAAACTGTGTATCTGTTTTTAACTTGGAATCTGATGATGTTAAAGGTAGGATCATTGGTAGAGAGGGTAGAAATATCCGTGCTTTAGAAGCAGCTACAGGTGTTGAAATTATTGTAGATGACACGCCAGAAGCTATTATTCTTTCTTGTTTTGATTCTGTTCGTCGTGAAGTTGCAAGGCTTTCTTTGCACAAGCTAGTAACGGACGGTAGAATACACCCGGCACGTATAGAGGAAATAGTTAAAAAGACAGAGAATCAAATAGAACAAGAAATCGTAGAGGTAGGGAAACGTACCGTTATTGATTTAGGTGTTCATGGTTTGCATCCAGAATTGGTTCGTGCCATTGGCCGAATGAAATACCGTTCTTCTTACGGACAAAACTTATTACAACACTCCAGAGAGGTTGCTAAATTATGTGGGGTAATGGCAGCAGAGCTTGGACTAAACCCTAAGTTGGCTAAACGAGCAGGACTTTTACACGATATAGGTAAAGTTCCAAATACTGAAGCTGAGGTAGAAACACCACATGCTATTTTAGGTATGCAGTGGGCTGAGAAGTATGGTGAAAAACCAGACGTATGTAACGCCATTGGTGCTCACCACGATGAAATAGAAATGAAGACACTTATTGCGCCAATCGTTCAGGTGTGTGATGCTATTAGCGGAGCAAGACCAGGAGCACGTAGACAAGTGTTGGATTCATACATTCAACGTCTTAAAGACCTTGAAGAGGTTGCTTTCAGTTTTGGAGGAGTTCAAAAGGCCTACGCTATTCAAGCAGGACGTGAACTAAGGGTAATTGTTGAAAGTGAAAAAGTTAATGATGAGAAAGCGGCTCAGTTGTCTTTTGAGATTTCACAGAAAATACAGACAGATATGACCTATCCTGGACAGGTAAAAGTTACCGTAATTAGGGAAACCCGTTCAGTGAACGTAGCAAAATAG
- a CDS encoding cell division protein ZapA: MSEKLKIKLSIADRVYPLTIDPSQEEGLRKAAKNIEQLAKKFEQSYAVRDKQDVLAMCALQFASKIEQRGIDQSEGTLNATERLKALDDLVTSKLGIK, from the coding sequence ATGTCAGAAAAGCTAAAAATTAAGCTTTCCATAGCGGATAGGGTGTATCCTTTGACTATCGATCCAAGCCAAGAAGAAGGCTTGCGAAAGGCAGCGAAGAACATTGAGCAATTGGCAAAAAAGTTTGAACAGAGTTACGCGGTGCGGGATAAACAAGATGTTTTGGCCATGTGTGCCTTACAATTTGCATCTAAAATAGAGCAGCGTGGTATTGATCAATCCGAAGGAACCTTAAATGCAACTGAACGCCTAAAAGCGTTAGATGATTTGGTTACTTCAAAGCTTGGTATAAAATAA